In Oncorhynchus nerka isolate Pitt River linkage group LG21, Oner_Uvic_2.0, whole genome shotgun sequence, the following are encoded in one genomic region:
- the LOC115118542 gene encoding uncharacterized protein LOC115118542 has protein sequence MASITQSSDPEIPDNHKESWLALLAAAEGYCQKSGCDLALLTACKKFWPSVVEGDERKKDSGLPAGGRKWDFSYHVWGQGALAESSRRYMDDIAVLHSTSMLTAHRYTRLSAGDGGAKLVVDIPSDRAGLTGECGVGTISPSTTLYSQSYPSIYHSGAVIGQAAGQHGNGEREREIAVMIEEAGRGRDIPGIGDLEEECEEEEDMDERSRNLNETAGVFSMDEDSLSRDCEPFFESDGEEESTDGSLSEDCPPPPRSMAMGQSFSSRHPNPMNMARSLPVSVPVWGFKGNRPHQGEGHSGERAGVADLDHIAASMKALLAPGANDGTEMFGGLPRPRLNTGDFSLKH, from the exons ATGGCCTCCATCACCCAATCATCTGACCCTGAGATCCCAGACAACCACAAAGAGAGCTGGCTGGCACTACTTGCCGCGGCAGAGGGATATTGTCAGAAGTCAGGCTGCGACCTGGCTCTTCTTACAGCCTGTAAGAAGTTCTGGCCATCTGtagtggagggagatgagaggaaaaAGGACAGTGGCTTGCCTGCTGGAGGCCGGAAGTGGGATTTCTCCTATCACGTGTGGGGTCAGGGGGCTTTGGCTGAGTCTTCGCGGCGCTACATGGATGACATTGCGGTGCTGCACTCCACATCTATGCTAACGGCACATAGATATACACGTCTGAGTGCAGGAGACGGAGGAGCTAAACTGGTAGTGGACATACCCTCTGACAGGGCG GGGCTAACAGGTGAGTGTGGTGTGGGAACCATCAGCCCCAGTACCACACTCTATTCGCAAAGCTACCCATCAATCTACCACTCAGGGGCTGTCATTGGCCAAGCTGCTGGGCAgcatgggaatggagagagggagcgagagattgCTGTGATGATAGAGGAGGCTGGACGAGGGAGAGACATTCCTGGAATTGGGGACTTAGAGGAAGagtgtgaggaagaggaggacatggACGAAAGGAGCCGTAATCTGAATGAGACTGCAG gaGTTTTTTCCATGGATGAGGACTCGCTGTCTCGTGACTGTGAACCATTCTTTGAGTccgatggagaggaggagagcactgATG GCTCGTTAAGTGAGGACTGTCCTCCTCCCCCCCGCAGCATGGCCATGGGGCAGTCATTCTCATCCCGACACCCCAACCCCATGAACATGGCCCGCTCCCTCCCCGTGTCTGTTCCTGTGTGGGGCTTCAAGGGCAACAGACCCCACCAGGGAGAAGGCCACAGTGGGGAACGG GCTGGTGTAGCTGACCTGGATCATATTGCTGCCAGCATGAAGGCCCTGTTGGCACCAGGAGCCAACGACGGAACAGAAATGTTTGGAGGACTACCTCGCCCTCGCCTCAACACGGGAGACTTCTCCCTCAAACACTGA
- the zgc:195001 gene encoding tripartite motif-containing protein 16 has protein sequence MPLPNYAPSSNEIMPVPKKSGRKSQAAPAEVPPVYEPNIHDPTTRADLMKYWIPLSLDDKTAQKLLWISESNLKVSRMSEEVCPYPMRPERYEHSPQVLCKEGLLGQRGYWEVDYGGWVVIGAVYESMGRKDGPCGLGENESSWGAGWAGSCYQVWHNGENVEVGLPLCNTMSIYLDQPAGIIKFFIVEGEEEAEKAVRLIHKFKTDLKEKILPCFWVGSKSFCWIRKKEGQ, from the exons GAAGAAAATCCCAGGCAGCTCCTGCAG AGGTGCCGCCGGTGTACGAGCCCAATATTCATGATCCCACCACCAGGGCTGACCTCATGAAAT ACTGGATCCCCCTCTCCCTGGATGACAAAACGGCCCAGAAGCTGCTGTGGATATCCGAGAGCAACCTCAAGGTGTCGCGTATGTCAGAGGAGGTGTGTCCATACCCCATGAGACCGGAGAGATATGAGCATTCGCCACAG GTGCTGTGTAAGGAGGGTCTGTTGGGGCAGAGAGGGTACTGGGAGGTGGACTATGGCGGCTGGGTGGTGATTGGGGCAGTGTACGAGAGCATGGGCCGGAAGGATGGGCCATGTGGGCTGGGGGAGAACGAAAGCTCATGGGGTGCGGGCTGGGCCGGCTCCTGCTACCAAGTCTGGCACAACGGGGAGAATGTGGAGGTCGGGCTCCCTTTGTGCAACACCATGAGCATATACCTGGACCAGCCCGCTGGCATCATCAAGTTCTTCATCgtggaaggagaagaggaggcggagaaggCAGTGCGACTGATACACAAGTTCAAAACTGACCTCAAAGAGAAGATTCTGCCTTGTTTCTGGGTTGGCAGTAAATCCTTCTGTTGGATCCGGAAGAAAGAGGGACAGTAA